In Saccopteryx leptura isolate mSacLep1 chromosome 13, mSacLep1_pri_phased_curated, whole genome shotgun sequence, the DNA window ctggtgggcagagcatcgcccctggtgggcgtgccgggtggatcccggttggacgcatgcgggagtctgtctgactgtctctccctgtttccagcttcagaaaaatacaaaaaaaaaaaaaaaaaaagctggatcgCACCACAGTGGGCCCCCAAGTGCACGCGCCTATGGGAGCGTGTCCCTGACTCTGTTATCAGTCCAAGTCCAATGCATCAGAGAGCCACCTGCTCCCCGAGAGAAGCTTCATGATGTATCTGCCCATTCCACTGGAACCAGATGTTAGGGGCCAAATTGAAACCGGGCTGAGGGATGTTAAGTCTGAGAGTTAGTGAGTCAAATGAGGAGTGAAGGCTGTGTCTTATGTGGGACCAGGGGCCAGAAGCTGGCCCCTGCCTATGGTGGTGCTTGGGCAGTGACAGAGCTGAGGACATTTTCCGAGCTGTGAAATAAGACACTCAGAAGATCACTTGGTCAATAAACCCGAGATTCTTGTGCAAACTCAAGACGTGAGTTCTTAAAATAGCTGCTTGAAGCTGGAGCACCCAAGGCGTGGTGTCAGCCAGTGGAAAACAGTGTAAGCAGAGctttgttgggggtggggagcagtcaCCTCATGGGCATGGCCAGATGCCTTGGCACTGCTGCCTCTTGGCAATGGCCATGGCACCTGCCCCTCTGTGACAGATATCTCTGGACGGTGGAATGGCCACAGGGAGGTTGTCACACCACTGCTCCAGGAGTCTCCTTCCTTACATCGGATCAAACCTCCTGATAATGTATCTACTCTAATCTCTCCAGAAACTGGGTTTTCCTCCAAAAGGGCCCAGGATGACCCAAAGGCATCTGGGGGGTTGTGGCAGTGGACTTCCCCATCCTCCACATTGGCACTAGTCTTTGTGCGTGTATCTCCAACCTCAAGGGCCATTTCAACTAGAGAGGATCAGGACTTCTTCCATATGGCTGCACTTAAACGCAGAGTCCCCAGGTTCACCCAGGGACTTTCCGACATGGTCAGGTTACAGTGTGTCTGCATGTGTGACAGATACCCTCAGTAACTTCTGCGCACCCTTGGGTTTGAGGGACGTTGTAGAGACGACCCCAAAGCCGCAGCATGCCTTTTCCTTTTATACTGATATTATATTAATCTGTCAGGTGCGCAACAGCCCTAGAACCATCTGCAGGTAGGAGACCCCCCGTGTAGCTGAATACTTTGCCCTGTGTGGCCACTGTCTGAGAGAAGTTGCCAAAGCTAGACAGTCATTTCCAGCCCCTGTAAGGTCAACGATTTATTTTGGAATCTCACTGAGGTCCTTAGATTGTGCCATTATCAACTAAACTTAAATGAATCACTCAATGACCAAAGGGAAATAAGTACCTCAAAGTAAGCTCCCATCTCTGAAGGACACTTTGCTGGGTTGCTCAGATGTGGCTCTGCTGGCCCGTGCTGTTCATGCCACCCAGGAGATCATGCTGCCTGAGCTTGGACCTAGATCATCCGTCTTCTTACTAACTCTGGACTTTGGGCAAGTCTCAGAACCTGTCTGTGCCTCCGTTTTCTCATCCATAACATAGAGATTATTATATGACTTACTTAATAGGGATTTAAAAGAAggtaaataagttaatatttgtaaagcaccTAGCTGGAGCAATGTCTGGTATGTTGTAAATGTTTTAcaagtgtttgttgaataaaaataaatagttgaaGGTCCAAAGTGGCTTGGCCTTTGTTATCTAATCGTTTCTGTCCCCAGCCCGACGTTTCCAGAAGCCCTGATGGGTTCTGGAAATAACAAGGGCACCCTGGTTTGCTTTGATTTGGGCAATGGCCTCCTCTGCGTTCCCTGTTTACTGTGTGAACGACGCCCTCATCTGTAGCCCAACTCCACCTCTCCTCTGTTTTCCGAAGTTAGACTTCTAAGTGTTCCTGGGAAATTGTTGTCTCAGGCTTCACCTGCCATTCTTGTACTCGGAGAATCCAAAGTCCCTTGTCCAGAAAGCCCCATCCCCAGGAACCAGCGACAAGCAATTCTTCCCCTTCACAACCACAGACTCAAcaacacagagccatccttgtCACCTGCTGCTCAGACTTCTTGTCCTGTCCTTGTCTGCACAACATATCCAATTGCTACATTTCTATCATTTCTCCCTCCCTGGGATGACCTGTCCATTCTCTGGGCCGCACCTCAGTTCAGGTATTGTCATGTCTAGTTCAGAAGCTGCCCCGCCTCTAACctgtctctttctgcctcccaggTACTGTTTCTAAACCGTCTTATGTGTGGCTTCCAGAACTGCCTTTCTGTCATGCAATTCCAGTACTGCAGTCCTCTGCTCAAAAACGTTAAGAGCTCTTCATTATCTACTGACTTAATAATAGAACAATGATATAATTTAAGTCGGTCGGATACTGACAAGGTACTCCATGCTAAGCTTTTTACATGGATTATCACATTTAGTCCCCACCAGGATCCTGGTGTCAGACTGATTAGATTTGAACACACTTTCTCCCCACTCACAAACTATGTGACGTTACTTAACCctcccatgcctcagtttcctcatctgggaagTGGAGATGGTAGGAACAATACCTACCTGTTGTGAGGTggcaaatgaatcaataaatgatAAAGCTCTCAGAACAGTACCTGGTACCAGAAAGCACCATATAAATGTTTGCTGGTGTCGGTACCCATTTTGGAAGCACGGAGGATGTCACTAATTAACTAGAAGAGGCACCACCCCTTCCTCCCCAACACCTCCCAAGCCGCAGAAGTCCTGAGTCTGCCTGGCCCCGCCTTCCAGTCCTGGGTGCCAGAAAGCAGCACTTACCCTTTGTTGATCAGTTGCCACTGCAAGGGATACATGAAATCAGCCGAGGGGGTGGCCCAGCAGCTGTTCAGAACCACTTTAAACCTGGGAATGAAACAGAACGCACCACTCTGAGCCACAGTTGTATGCCTCGGGGCATCTTCTGATTGGAAAAAAGTCACTTGGctagtccttttttcttttgtttgtctttaaaattataaacatggAGGACATGTACTTACCTAACGCTTAACCCTTTGGCTTCTACTCCTGCATACAGATCTGAACCGATTTCCGATGTCTCCAGGACAAAAGGGGCTTCTTTCTTAATGGAGAACTTGGCATTCTTTGAAAGGAAATTGACACTGGGTGTTATGACCTCTCAGACTGAGCAGTCGGGTTTGACGGAACAGATGAGTTGGGGTAGGGTAGGGGTGGGGATCAACCCAAAGGGCACAGATACATGGGACCACACTGAGAGGCCAAGGCCTTTCAGAGAAGCTGTACCTCTTCGGATGCTGGTGCCATTTCAGAAGGGATGAGGACATCACAGGTCTAGATTTGCTGGTCACAGTGAGACACATCCTGTATGTCTCATCTGTGCCAAAGAGGAACTAGACTTGACTGATGGGAATAAAAGCAGGGTCCAGGGATGCTGAGGCAGTGTGTGTTACTGAGTCACCCAGGGGCACGGGGACCAACCGCAGGCTACGCTGCTGTGTACTTGCTCCACTATTGTTGGAGCTGGTGCTAGGCCTGGGCGGGGAAGTTTATGGTCCAACTCCCAGCACaatcaacaacagcaacaacGACGACAACAACTCATTGATCacttactgtgtgtcaggcactgcccTCTCTATTGGGCTAGTCTGTATGTTCTGTCTATTGATATTATTGGGTAACAAAGTACCCGATGTTTTAGCAGGAGAGATAGACCATAGACAATTGATAAGTAAACTATGTATGTTAGAATAGACTAGAGTACATAACGTAGAGAAACTATAGAAAACTCTAGCAGGGTCAGGTGAACTGGGAGTGCAAGGAGGGGTAAGCTACCACTGTAAATAGAGGAGTTGGGGATGGTTCATTGAGGATGTGACATTTGGACCGAGTCTTGAGGGAGGTGATGGAGCCTGTGCTTCCAGGCTAAGTACTGACACTAAGGACCACTTCTATAGTGCACACAGGCATCCAAGAAAGAGTGTTACAGCCaaggcaaaggccctggggcgAGAGTGGGGCCAGAAAGACAGCAAGGAAACTAAAGTGCCTGAATAAAGGGGAGCCGTGAGATAAGGTAGGAAGGGTGTGGGGGCAGGAGATGACATTGATCCAGAGGATTTAGAGATGGATCCATTTGAAACTGTGGTTTCAAATctaagtgcatgcaggagtcatgGCCATGGCTCGAGTACAGAAGCAGCAGCCTCTGGTCATGGGCCTGGCATGTGTGGTCTTCAACTGCCATCTTCATCAGGCCATTCTGGGTGAGTTATCAGGAGGCAATAGCAGTGTTTCTAGTTGACTTACCCAAACGAGACTGATTTCTCCATTCTTTGAATCTTGGAGTTGTTCCATTCTAGTAATGACCTTTAACTACTCTCCTAGTTTAGCTTCCAGAGACAAAGACATCATAATAGAAGGACAAAGATTCCTGGGCTAATCCTAGCCCCCGCAGTGAACTTGGGGCATACTACAGGCAAATCAGCCAATAACCTTTGACTTTACCTACCTTGCAGAAATCTTTTTATGATGGCGATTTTGTGTAATAGAAGCTTAAAGCTTAAACCGGGATAACTAGTTAAAATATTGAGGTTTGTGGACTTGGAGCTTTGCAGAACTGCAATAGGTAAACAGTGGCAGCAAGGATATCTAGTTAAAATGGACTTTAACTCCCTACGGTTCAAAGTTAAGGAATTTGCTGAGAGACCTCAGAATCATCTTGTTGCAACTCTGATGTTATTCTACTGATTGCAAGTCTGGCCAGGGCTCCCGGACTCTCTTCACCTAGAAAtcagatattttctttccatacgGCAGTTTCCTCCACCTTTTCAATGGTTGCAATAATTAAACAAGAATGCTCTTAATCACAAGTGATTTACTGGCTTAAGATGCACATGAGAGTGACAAGTTAACAGTGGTGTTTGACGTTAAcgtgttttgttattttctaagATTTGTCATATTTCAAGAGATCATTTGCAAATGTGGGACCTTCCCTAGGGACCACACTGGAGTCCCCAACCTAGTTAGGGAAGTTTCCCCCTGCTCTAGCTCCCAGGGTCCAGCCAGCAGCAGATTGGAGTAATAGAATACGACCTCTACTCCCAAGCAACCTGTCTGATTTTGTGTCAAAGCGAACAGAATCTACATCCTTGATTCAAGTTtggaaacaaaaacacttttaGTGACCGGTTTCTCCACGACTCACCCTGTAACGAAGGCAATGTTCAACATGAGATCTCCCTGCTTTCTTTAGACCATGAAAATTAGAAACCTACTTCCGGCTAGCTGCACCCTGTACTTCCTGTAGAGTTTGTTTTGGCATCCCAGGGAACAGAACCCCCACATAAGCGACTCATTCAGTGAGCAGGATGGACGAGCACCTTGAACAGTCACACCATCCAGGCCATTCACCCGAGTCACCTGAGCTACTGACAGTCAGGTTGGGTGTGTCTAGATTAACAGCAGTTCACGTGGGCAAGATCTAAGAGTGGCTTTTGCTCAAAAGCTCAGTGTGAGATAGCAGGGAAAGAAAACTGCCTGAAGCTACCTGTATCCTAGAAATCGTGTTCCTAGAATCTCCCAGAACCTAGAAGATCACCCCTGACTCGCAGTGCCCTACATGGCTCTGACAAGTTCTAGATGTAACATTTCAATTCCGCGCGCTCCTTTTTAATAGGGGCACTGACCACGTGAACCATACTCAGAGTGACTAGGATGCTGAATGAACCACCAACGGGGAAAGATGGTTAGCCTGGGAAAGACAAGCTCGAGGGAGTTGAAGGACTGTCAGCAACATCATTACATGGCATTATTCGGGAAGACAGAACCCAGACCAATGTGCGGAGTCAGGGTGTCATATATCATACACTGATCTAAAATGGGAAGGCCCGGCTTGCCACTGTCCTTGGTAGAGGTGGGGAGCACACCCCCTCAGCAATCTCACAGAAGGGTTTTAGACTTCCTATGGAAAGTGCAAGTTGATCTCCTCTGAGCTTTGTTCTGATTCTGAAAGGCTATGATGTTGGCCTCTACTCCTCGTATTTGTTCTATCCCAAATACTTTCACAGGCATTTACCTTATGCTGAATTGCTTCGcaaggattattttatttaatcctcataacaaaccTATGGGGTAAATGCTGTTATTCTCCCTATTTAACATAAgtggaagcccagagaggttaaccagcttgcccaaggccacacacaaCTAGTAAACAGTAGAACCAGGTTTTTGAACCAACGGTGTGATGCTAAGGCCCATTTTCTTAACCCCAGTACTAGGCTACTTCTGCAAGTGGACTACCTTCCTTTATTTTGGATCGGGAGTCAAAATAACTTTTTGCCAAGAATACCAACCATGGGCCATTGGCAGGAGTAATTGGGAGGGGTagggagagaaggcagaaagTGTGTTGAGTAGAACCAGTGGTTTCAGAGTCCAGCATTTAGAGTTCTCGGAACCCTAAGCAATTAGCAGAGCATTGATTCCGTTGTGCAATCTAGAGCACAGCTCTGTCACTGGTAATTGGATGAAAATATATGCAGGGAGCAGCTGTTGCTGCAGAAACACCCAAGAATGCTCTCAAagtggaagaaaggagaagagaaacccTAACCGCGTGGGTCAGGCACAGGAAACTGAGCCCACGGGGGGAATATTAATCAGCACAAAAGAAGTCTCTGTCGTCACATCAGAGCCCCCCTCTTTGCTGAGCCTGTCTGTCCTGTAAAGGTCATGGTGGGTCCTAGGGGAGGTCTTAGCTTCATCTCCAGAACAGTCCAAGGAGGCTTCCTGTTAAGTCTGTCTCTCCAGCCCAGAGGATGGCCTGAGTGATGCTGAGGATATGcctcttcattattttctttctcttaaaaaagaataaactcctTCCAGTTCTAAAGTTTGATCTTTACTTCTGAAACTTATCCCAATATGGCCGATGGTGGGTGATGATTTCTGTAAAATGGACCAGGTTATTTTAGGGTCCCCTCTAGCTCTCTCACTCTCTGAATACAGCAGGGTTCATAGCTTCCTGGGAGTCAGTAAAGCAAATTCAAAGAGTTCAAGGTCAGTGAGGTTCCAGTTATTTTCTTTGTGAAGCGAATGAGCTGAACATGGCAGCCTCCGAGGTTATCTTCTGGTTCTACTGTTCTATGTGAAGGTTTCCGTTTCTACCTGAGTTGTCCTCTAACCTGCGGGGCTGGTGTCACTATGTCTATGTCTTCTCACTGAAAGCTGCaggtttaaaaaacaaagcatcCCTTCTAAAGAGGAGGGCAGCTGGACGAATGGCTGTTGTCTTTTTAGTTTCTCTGGAGTACTTTATTTTGAGAGAAACCAAAATGTGCCTTTAACTTCGATGCCAACATAGGCAGCATGTCCAAATTAGACAATGGGGAAGCCCACCAAGTGAAGAGCTTTGGAAACCAAAGAATTAGGCAGCAGAGgccaacccccacccctctccttagCCTGGTGCCAGGTAGGAAGCTCCCTACTCTGTacaagtgtttctgtttgtttgttttatagaaacagagaaagagtcagagagagggatagacagggacagacagacaggaatggagagagatgagaagcatcaatcatcagtttttcattgcgataccttagttgttcattgactgctccctcatatgtgccttgaccatgggccttcagcagaccaagtaaccccttgctcgagccagtgaccttgggtccaagctggtgagctttgctcaaaccagatgagcctgcgcccaagctggcaacctcggggtctcgaacctgggtcctcggcatcccagtctgactctctatccactgcgccactgcctgatcaggctgtgcaAGTGTTTTAACACAAGCTAGATCCTAAATATAAATCTCTAGAGTGGGCTGTTATGGAAACCAATATAGATTAAgagttagaccaggggtccccaaactttttacacagggggccagtttactgtctctcagaccattggagggccggactataaaaaaaactatgaacaaattcctatgcacactgcacatatcttattttaaagtaaaaaaaaacaaaacgggaacaaatacaatatttaaaataaagaacaagtaaatttaaatcaacaaactgaccaatatttcaatgggaactatgctcctctcactgaccaccaatgaaagaggtgcccttccagaagtgcggcggaggccggataaatggcctcagggggccgcatgtggcccatgggccgtagtttggggacccctgagttagacaTTGGCTGTCTTACTATCTATTGACTCTCGGCAACTCATGGGATTTCTCTTGCCTCgatttttctcatctatgaaatgggaagGTTGAGCTCGTTTCTCTGTGGTATATTTTAGCTCTTTCATCCAATCTACCAATCTGCCTTTCTTTTGAAAGAGGTATAAAGCCAGACCAAAGCCTAAGTCTCAGCTTGAATTCAAGAATGGAGCTCTGCGTAGAGTGTAGGCGAGAGCAAACCCCGAGGCAGCGTCCCACCACCTCCTGGAGAGGCCGCGGGGCAGCAAGGGTAACCTGGAGACCACTTACAGTGTAGAAGTTGAGAGACAATTGGCTTTCAAATGTGCCCATGCTCCCGTTCTTCACGTGAACAGTGGCCACTCTGAAAAGGGGAGAGAATTTTGCATAAGGACTGAAACATGCCTGATTGACAGGGACTGCAGAGCACACCCAAGGCAGCCAGCCCTCCACTCTCTGAGCAACTTACCTCTGGTCAAAGGCAGCCTGGTTCACCAAGTAGGTGGAGTGATAGGTGCAGGAGAAGGAGTAGTTCACCGGCTGGTTCTTGACGATCACCGTGCTGTCGTTAGAAACGATGTGGCTGTAGAAGTGGTAGATGGGGGGCTTGTactggaggaagggagaaggcagtTAGGGTGGACCTACAGCCCTGGATGAGAGGAGGATTCTGAAAAAAAGTGATTGAAGATGGCTCAGCAAAAAGCCCTATGGGGAGACATGAACGCCTGCCGTTGAGAGTAGCGTCCATTCTTTTTTGTCCAGGTGGGCCAATAGTTTTTACAAAGAGCTTTGAGCCTGTTCAATTATGATTGATTAAAATCACCTACATCGCTACTGGACCTGTGGCCACTGACTGGTGACTTAAAAGAAATCCATATACCCATGGGTTTCGGACCATAAAGGCTGGCTTAGGAGTCTTTCTTTCCCAACATTAACTTTTTACCCATTTCTGCTGTCCAAGTCATCTTACATGAATACCTGCACTCATTTAGGGTGATTTCTAGAAAGCTCCCATTTCTAAAACATTACTGTCTAGTTCTTCATTCTTCTTCAAAATCATGAGCACTAGTTCTGAGACTCTCTCAGACTTCTTGAATACTAAAACCACAGACTATTAGAGTCAGGAGGGATCTTGAACACCCACTTGAGAAGTGACCCGCCTTAGACTGCACAGATAATTTCTAGTTCACTTTACCAGGATATTTAAAACATGATGCTTTTGTTAATCATGCCCACTTCATCACTGAATTCTTGTGGGGTCTTTAGGAAGAGGAGGTGGCCCTGGGAGATCTTTGCTCCCATTTTCTGAGACCTAATTTCTAGACAGTCTTCTGTATCAAAGGCAGGAGGGATGCCGGACATCAGCAGCGAAACAGCCTCCCTTCCTGACTATGGCTACATCACTACTGGACCTGTAGCCCCCGACTGGTGACTTTGCTGGGAAGTCTCAGATTTCTCCTCTGTTACATAGGATATTGGCAAGAGATTATCTGTGGttccttttaattctttaattaaatAATTCCTTTAATTTCCTGGGTATTTCATAAGCCCTAGTTATGAATTGTGTGGTTCTTTGGTTACTCCTTTAAAATGCTCTTCCTAATGCACTTTATCACCACCTCAAAGAAGGCTGGTGGCGTGTGAGCGCATGCGCAGAACTCAAAGCGAAGCAGAGGAGGCAAATGCCCCTTGTCCTACTCAAGAAGGTGGCCGCCCTAGATCCCACAACAAAACaagagaataaaattcaaatcCAAAGACTCACTAAAAACAGGCAGAAGAGAAGAATTTAAATAACACTAACATTCCAGGAAGTAAGATAGACTCTTCCAAAGAGATTGGTGAACTCTAAATCCTTGTAAGGGCAGACAGCACACATCTTACTCTTGGGTCCCAGTTGTCTCCTCTTAGTGGCTCCTCATTATGTGACCTGAACTTACCTCGGACTGGGTTCCACAATAGGACTTGTTTTTAGGTGACAGATCCGGGATCACAAATTGGTAGTAGCCTCCTTCGTGGATTCCATTGTAACACACCCCACCGAGCGCCAACTGATGCACTTCCCATCCATAGGGGCACTCGGGGATTTTAGTGATGATGGTTTTGGGATAACAGAACACAAGAATGACATCTGGAAAGAGGATATACATGGCTGGGAATCAGATATGGTCATCATATTAATTTGCATAAATGAGAGTGGGTTCTGGCTGCACCTGCCCAGGCCAGGCAGTTGGCTTAAAACATTGTTCCCGCTGTTCTTCATGGGCTGTAATAAAGGTTTCTCCAAACCTTAGTTGTCCGAATTCTACAGCTTTGCTACATCTCTGAAATATCTACACTATACTTAACATGCATTCAAAATTGGTCCACTTTTAAACTTTAATCAATTTCAAGGCATATATCTAGAAAACCAGATTGGATTGATTGGAGATATATATAAATCatatacctaattttttaaatcccatgaaaataagcaaataccttaaaataaaaaaaatgtctatttgtaTGAAACAGTAATACATGGACAGAAATTCaacaattagaaaatagaaaaaaattgtggagattttatttttatctatttatccatCTATCTAGAATTCTCTAATTTTCAAAAAGTCTAATTTTATCcagtacatttttttccccccatggaAAAGCTCTGATTGGCTCCGGAGGCTTAAGTGCTTCTCCTTGGCTCTATTAGTGCATTTTCATTGCACTATAAGCACAGCATTCCAAGCTTTGCAAAGGGAAGGTTCAGGCAACTTTCCCTTCCAGGAAAATGGGCTAGCCCCAGGGCATACCTGCTTTATTTGGAGTGCAAGATTTCGTGGAGGCTTCCATGAACATAGCCAACAGGACAAAGGCCTTCATCACCATTGCTCCTCAGAACCTGGTCTCTGCCAGGTGGCCAAACCAAGCTGGCCAGATGTTCACGGTGCCGCCAGGGCTCAAGCCTCTATCATTCTAGGTCAGAAACATAAGCGAGAAATTAAAACCAAGGGTGAGAACAAAACAGCACACACAGTCTTGGGAGGTTTCCACGGGAGACCTGTAATGCTGTCCGTCCCCTCTTTCTAATGGTTCCTGGTCTGCACAGAGAGGCAAAGGATGGGGCTCATACCACTGGGAGCGTCAGTTACTCATGGAGGTGCTCATGTTCCCGACTGTTGCATTCTCTCCGGACTGTGGATGCTGCCTCCCAGATGCTGCCAACTCTTGGGCCCCAGTCCTAGCTCGACTTTATATAGGCTGAGGGTGTAAAAGAAACCAGCTCCAGATAAATCACAATGAacacgcattatccactgcgggGGGAATAAAGGGGACCTTGCACAATAATCCGATGGGGAGCTCAGTTACGGCCACTTGAGTCTAATTTCTTTTACTTCACAGGGTTGGAAAACCTTTTTTCTTTAACCGCTTCTACCAGGATTGGAATAAAAagttgactttttctttcttccttgtatcaaaaaacaaaaacaaaacaaaaacaaaaaacctgattaAAGGCAACCTAATTTCTGCACAGTGCCCAATGACCGTTTTATTTCTTTACGCCTtgctttctttgctttatttcttatttttatgcatAAGCTAGCTACACTTTGAACTTAAGAGTTCTGTCAGCAGTGTTATACCTGATAAACAGAAAATAGGCTGTTTGTGTGACTGCAAACATgtgaaagttttttttctctctttcatattttttaataaactctAAACTTCTTGTGTTTCATCCTGAAGTTCCTCTAGAGCGTCCTCCTAAAATATAACATTTGATTGTAGATCTGTAggcttttaaagttttattagactCCCAGAGCAATGACACGGGAATAAGGAACTTTGAAAGGCGATCATATGATCAATCCTTAGTCACCAAACAAGATCCCActgaaatataacataaaatgctGCTCCTGGGAATtttccaagtatattttctggGGAGTTTTAGtatctagaaatttaaaaatgaaaaacaagggtttgttttgattttttagagGAAACAGCCTCTTTTCTCAATCAACTTAGAGTATATTGAACAGTAGCTACTACATTAgggtttttttgaaagagagacgtAAAATGCATAGAAAAATACCCTACCTTGCAGGGCTTTATAATGTAGTTGAGCAATGAGATTATCTATATACCATGGCCCAGCGTGAGAAGACTGGGTTAAGTCATTGGTTTCtacttatatttctttaattttaagataCACGTCCTTCCCTCCAAGCGCATGTAATGTAATGTCTCAGAAGCATGGGGATGTATCTTATCAGCAGTAAGCATACAGAATAGAGTTTCCTTATTTCCTCTAAAATTCTAGGGTTAAGTTGATGGTATGTCTTACCATGATGGTGTTTAAGAGTTGAAGGAATAGCCACATGGAAAGCTACTCAAAATTTCTGTGACTCAGTTCCCATCTCCCTGTGAGTGGAGGCTGTGGCCCTGGGCTCACCTGACAGGGTAAGTGAGCAGCGATGAGTAGGTCCTGTAAGCTGTCAGGTACTAGGTAAATAAATAGATGACATGAACATGCCACTAACAATTTCCGGCAACATGTATTCGTCcctgagttgtttttcttttcctcaaagaAAAATACTGCAAAATGTCCATTTTAGATTTATGTAACACGAGCTATATCTATATCATAAAAAACACAcccaattaatatatttttatggctAAAGACCTAACAGAatgcagagggagggggagagaacatACTAAGTTATTTTGTTACCTAGGATTGAGTTTAGTATGGCCGGGACATAGCAGAAATTTATACTGGTCTCTATAGTTCATTACAGGTGTTATATCCTAAGCAGAAATGTATTGTGAATTCTTGGAGTTTCTCTTTTTTAGGGGCTT includes these proteins:
- the TECTB gene encoding beta-tectorin: MVMKAFVLLAMFMEASTKSCTPNKADVILVFCYPKTIITKIPECPYGWEVHQLALGGVCYNGIHEGGYYQFVIPDLSPKNKSYCGTQSEYKPPIYHFYSHIVSNDSTVIVKNQPVNYSFSCTYHSTYLVNQAAFDQRVATVHVKNGSMGTFESQLSLNFYTNAKFSIKKEAPFVLETSEIGSDLYAGVEAKGLSVRFKVVLNSCWATPSADFMYPLQWQLINKGCPTDETIIVHENGKDHRATFQFNAFRFQNIPKLSKVWLHCETFICDSEKLSCPVTCDKRKRLLRDQTGGVLVVELSLRSRGFSSLCSFSDVLYHLIVMLGVCAVL